One stretch of Chiroxiphia lanceolata isolate bChiLan1 chromosome 1, bChiLan1.pri, whole genome shotgun sequence DNA includes these proteins:
- the SLC7A13 gene encoding solute carrier family 7 member 13, whose translation MGKGESDDSKDVQRKEKAKIQLKRNIGYFDGVSFIIGTVVGAGIFVSPTGVLKHSLLNVGIALIIWTASGLVSLMGSLCYAELGTSLPFSGGEYSHIKRGLGSLPAFVFIWTSTFTKPASNAARALLFAEYATQPFYGICPPPEVLKKCLALAVLWSLGILNGCSVKMAAWVQTVFTLLKMMALSVIAVGGIVLLIARQKESLARFEDLFGSEIPNASQVAEAFFQGLYAYGGWWSLNYMAEEMKNPSRNIPLTVMTAVPAVIVFYLLVNISYLTVLTPKEIVSSVAVAVTWADRVIPSVAWIIPLCVAVSIFGALNSSMFTLGRLSYAGSQSGHLPVLISMLNVHSCTPAPAMIFSTTIASIFIIPSDLIMLTNYFGFSAWLMIGLTCASLIVLRYREPHLRRPYKVFLPVPFVMVAVSFFLVSAPIVWSPNLQYVYAFLFMLGSLIVYLPFIHFKLHFAFFDKITCHLQLLLEVSPADGSAEGKCE comes from the exons atgggaaaaggagaaagcgATGATTCCAAAGAtgtgcaaagaaaagaaaaagcgAAGATTCAACTCAAAAGAAATATAGGTTATTTTGATGGGGTAAGTTTTATTATAGGAACAGTTGTCGGGGCAGGTATCTTTGTGTCTCCCACAGGGGTGTTAAAGCATTCCTTACTCAATGTTGGCATCGCACTAATAATCTGGACTGCATCTGGGCTGGTTTCTCTGATGGGTTCCCTCTGCTATGCAGAACTTGGAACctctctgcccttctctggagGAGAATATAGCCATATTAAAAGAGGCCTTGgatccctccctgcctttgtgTTTATCTGGACGTCAACATTTACCAAACCAGCATCAAATGCTGCTCGAGCCTTGCTGTTTGCTGAATATGCCACCCAGCCCTTCTATGGCATTTGCCCTCCACCAGAAGTGCTGAAAAAATGCTTGGCCTTGGCCGTTCTCTGGTCCCTGGGGATTTTGAATGGCTGCAGTGTCAAAATGGCTGCGTGGGTGCAGACAGTTTTCACTCTGCTGAAGATGATGGCCTTGTCTGTAATTGCTGTCGGCGGCATTGTTCTCCTCATTGCAAGGCAAAAGGAGAGTCTGGCCAGATTTGAGGACTTGTTCGGCTCAGAGATCCCCAACGCTTCGCAGGTTGCTGAAGCCTTCTTCCAAGGACTGTACGCATATGGAGGCTGGTGGTCCCTCAATTATATGGCAG aagagatgaaaaacCCCAGCAGAAATATCCCATTAACTGTGATGACTGCTGTTCCTGCagtaattgttttttatttactggTGAACATCTCATATCTGACTGTCCTCACACCTAAGGAAATTGTCTCCTCAG TTGCTGTGGCAGTCACTTGGGCTGATCGAGTTATCCCCTCTGTTGCCTGGATCATTCCTCTCTGTGTTGCTGTCTCAATATTTGGTGCCCTCAACAGCAGCATGTTCACACTAGGTCGATTAAGCTATGCTGGAAGTCAGTCAGGACATTTACCTGTTTTAATATCCATGCTTAATGTCCACTCCTGTACTCCAGCACCAGCCATGATTTTTTCAACCACCATTGCATCCATTTTTATCATCCCCTCTGACCTTATTATGTTAACAAATTACTTTGGATTTTCTGCCTGGCTTATGATTGGACTGACTTGTGCAAGCCTGATTGTGCTTCGATACCGGGAACCTCATCTACGTCGACCATACAAA GTGTTTCTGCCAGTTCCATTTGTGATGGTGGCAGTGTCTTTCTTCCTAGTTTCAGCTCCCATAGTCTGGTCTCCCAATCTGCAATATGTTTACGCTTTCTTGTTTATGCTGGGAAGCCTTATTGTTTATCTAccttttatacattttaaattgcattttgcattttttgatAAAATTACTTGTCACTTACAGCTGCTGTTAGAAGTCTCTCCTGCTGATGGATCTGCTGAGGGCAAATGTGAATAA